Within the Lacerta agilis isolate rLacAgi1 chromosome 15, rLacAgi1.pri, whole genome shotgun sequence genome, the region GTCAGTCAGTTGAGGGGGTGGGCTGGGAAGAACCAAGGGGGTTATGGTTACATGCTGTAGGAAAAGAACATGCGAAAACTTATTattaaatcaattaaataaattaaatggtgttttttaatttaatttattcaattaaataatttaatcaatttaatcaattaaatggtgtttttttaaagtcaaggGCCGCATCCCTATGTGGGCAATCCTCAGAAGTCCACATGGCAGCGTGGGTGGGCTGCGGACCCAaatgcaaaagtgggaggagcaagcaATATAAATTTGTACTGTGtgcacacttgttgttgtttagtcatgtccgaccccatggaccagagtacaccaggcactcctgtcttccactgcctccagcagtttagtcaaactcatgttggtagcttcgagaacactgtccaaccatctcgtcctcggtcacccccttctccttgtgccctccatcttcccgaACAtcggggtctttcccagggagtcttctcttctcatgaggtggccaaagtactggagcctcagctccaggatctgtcctcctagtgagcactcagggctgatttccttcagaatggataggtttgatcttcttgcagtccatgggcctctcaagagtctcctccagtaccataattcaaaagcatcaattcttcagcgatcagccttctttatggtccagctctcatttccatacacaCACCCTCTCTTTATCCTCCAgtcagggaagcaagaggcattctcagagttcaaggacacacaccccagcccagCAAAAACACTTACAAGTTGGGGTGAAGCAGGGCTGGTCGAGGATGCATGCAGCCCCGAGAAAGTTTcgagggccagaaagagaggcctggagggtcatATACAGTAGATGGATCTCAGGGCTGAGGTTTACAAGTTTTAAAAAAACGGAGGTCAGGGAGTGGGAATGAATTGCAATAAGGTGCCTAAATGCAAAATCTCTTCATCGTGATGGTTTCAAAAGGGAGGGTGAATGGCAAATCTTTCCCTCCAGCGCTCCATATTTATTTGGCTCTCTTGAAGGTCGGTAACAGCCagtagaaatccaacaggtgctgctttccccacctctctcggCCACACTGTGGATTTCCATCGACCCCAGCTCTGCAGCCACCCGGCTCTCTTGCTGGTTTAAACAGCCAGCAGGAAAGAAACCGGTGTAGCCTTTCTCTATCACCGCACCACCTGTGGAACTTCCTGCTCCCACCTCCACTTGCCCCTGTTTAAAGGAGCAACCACGCCGGAGAAAGAGGGAGCAGCAGCCATTCTTTATTTCCGCCTCCCCAAATATTTACAGGGTACCTCCCTTTCCCTCCATGGCTGACCTACTTCtgaccccccctctctttctacAGCCAATCAGCTCTCTCGGCCAAATTTagtccccctcccacccactcaCGAGCCAACTTTCCGCCCTCCCGCCCCACTTCCTTGCCCACTAAACGCAAACACAACACCACTTTCTCAAGCGGGCCCGCCCGCCTCCCCATTGGCCCCTCCAACCCCCGCCTGTTTACCTTACCCAACTCGCGAGTCaaccggcgctgctgctccactAAGGCCTCCACCTCGCaccgggaggcggcggcggcggcaggatgGGGGCTGAGCAGAACCGGCTGCGAGCGAAACGAGCGAGTCGGCGCGCCCCTCAAGCTTCCCGGACCCGGCCGAAAGGCGGAGCTCAGGAACGAGCAGCTCCAGCGACAAGCCGCCCTTCCCAGTCAGGCGCCTTGGCCTACAAATCCCAGCGTGCAGCGCGCGCCGGCAGCCGCCCGCGGacgggactacatttcccagcatgcaCTGCCCATCTAATTTTCCCACGCTCTCTCTCGCCAGGCAAAAGCTTTGAGTCCAGAGCTGTCgatcaccttaaaaaaaatttttttattttttttaaattccaaattAGACCATGAAACTCCCCACGCGGCGCTCTCATAAATGTGCAATTGAGGTTTGTTTCTAATGCAAGGGACAAGCATGGCCTGGAAGCAGCTTAaaatcaggagtggggagccttGTGCATCTCAGGGGCCGccatgggagtagccaggatttatgtgggggtttttttttggggggggggtagaatctTAAATATTTTAAGTTAAGTTAAATATTtaagtattttattgatttacttgatcgGAAAGGCAACTGCACCCCCTTCGCCCCTTGGCTACACGCCTACAACCATGGCTCCCCGTTTCTCTGCAGACGTCTCTGGCACCATCCCTCACGCTCCCCCTCCTTGCTTTTGGATGATTCCTAGAGAAACTAAATTTCCCGtgatgccttctctctctctcctccacccccctgcCCCGCTAAGTGGTGCGTTCCTTGTGGGCGGGGCGGCAGGTGGTGGAGGAGGCGGAGCcagtggcggctgctgctgctgctgtcgccgTGGCAGCGGAAGGCCGcggtggaggagggagggaggggcagccgGGAGCCACCTGGCGCGTCCGCAGGGGCTGCAGGTGAGCCGGGCGACGAGGACCCCATAGGGATGGAATTGGGTGGCGGGGCGAGGAGGATGGCAGGCAGGTAGCCCATGcctctgagtgccagttgctggggggaCAGCAGGCAGCCCGTCCGCCAGGGCTGCTTACCTGCCTTTGTGCTCCTCCTCgtgggcttcccaggggcatctgccTTGCTTGGCCAGCAATTGATGGGGCTTCGGGTGGAGCTTGGGGTGGAATATGAACCAGCAAAGGCTCGCCTTTAGCAGTTGCAGTAGCTAGAGAGGAGCCTCcttgttcagaggcagtctatctcacGGGGCCAGCGGTTTTGGGGTGGCTTTTTTGTGTGGGCTTCCGATTGCCGAAGGTTTCGCGGCTGTGATGGAACAGGATGCCGAGCTAGGTGGTCCGGGGAAGCCGGCTTTGTAGGAAGGGTTAGGTTGGGTCGCAGCCACAGGTGGGAATAATTGAGTATCCATGTTCATGGGGAGTGGACCATTGGGTAGAGCCATGAATCGGCTGTTTGGCAGGGGTGCCCCAGCCCCAGTGTGATTTATCATCAGTAGAAACACAACAGAGCTGAGCTGTAAAAGGAAGATTTCATCAGCtggcaatttgtgtgtgtgtgtgtgtgtgtgtgtgtgtttaaagagtTGTCTTGATTTTATTCAACCTTGAGATGTTGTCCAAGAATACTTTAATAAAGTAAAGACACTCCCTCCCATCCTTCTAAACACATAAAAGTTTTGACGATCCCTGCCACAAGACCagcttctatttatttatgttatttatttccCATAAATATGCATAATTACATAGCCAAAGAGGGGCCCGTCGGTGTGTCCCTttggagggagttccacaggtgcCACCAAAAAAAagcttccttcctcccctgctAGGCAGCAACATCTAGAAAGCTAAAGGTTCCCCATATTTGATTCATCTGAAGGGCAGAAGAATGGTAGGCCTTCGTTACAATTGTTAAATTGAGTTTAAAACCACATCCTGACTGGTGAAGTGAGTCAAAATGTGGCAAAAATATTCTCAGAGTAGCTGAAAAGTAAATCTCTCTGGGAAgcgtagctctgtgagaggaataggcaTCACCAAACAACTCTCAAACAACtccttaccaaactacagttcccacgatccTTTGGAGGAAGGCACAGCTTTTAAAGTGGGGTGATACTGTTTTAACTGTATAGTACAGATGAGGCCTTattcagggctttatatgctaatagcaCAGACTAATACTTCACCTGATAGCGCATTGGAAGTTCTTTCAGCAGAGTTATGTGCTGTCAATAAGGCACCCCCTTCAACAGTCTTGCTGATCCATTCTGCGTTGGCTGCGGCTTCTGAACCAACCTTAAGGAAAGCTTCACACCACAAAAGGATACATTGAAATAAGGAAATGGGCGACAAACCTATTGGGAACCCAAGTATCAAAGCCTATTAGGAACCCAAACATCAAAGCCTATTAGGAGCCCAAGCATCAAAGCCTATTAGGAACCCAAGCATCCCAatatagagggatacaatctttctctctttcccttctctccttttttaaaaaaaagtttattgtgtttggttattttgcacaGAAGCCTAAAAAGGATCCATCATGGCCAAagatatcctttttttaaaaaaagtttattgtgtttggttattttgcacaGAATCCTAAAAAGGATCCATCATGGCCAAAGATATCCTAGGCGAAGCAGGGTTTCACTTTGACGAACTGAACAAACTGAGGGTTTTGGACCCGGAGGTGTCCCAGCAAACGACTGAGCTGAAAGAGGAATGCAAAGTATTTGTAGACAGTAAGTTCCCTCTCTGTCGAGCACAGGCCTGCATCTCTCACTCTTTGGGGCAACCATGTTTGGTCAAAGGGCTGGTTCCCACACATTGCTTGACTGTTCACTGCTTGGAATGTCTCCCGTTTACTGGTGAATTCTGGTTCAGAAATCAAGAACAGCGATTAGCAATGACAACATCTTCCTAACTTGCCTATGTTTGTTTAATAActgtggtgggagagagagagaatattggtCTTGATTGTttctgttcctattttccagaaaTTGCAGAATTTAAGAAAATAGTGGGCAGCCTCATCGAACTTGTAGATCAGCTAGCAAAAGCAACCGAAAATGAGAAGATTAAGGTAACCCGACGGGGCAAAGTGACGAGCCTGTGTTTTTTCTCTCTACTCCAGACGTCGAAATATTAGGCTAGCCCTTTGTTGAATGCCCCCTTTCTCCAGTAATTTTTTTGTCCCCCAACAGACATGCAGCATCGTGCGACTACTGTTAAAACTGGACAGTAGTTGGGTTTCCCGGTTGGGAATTATCCAAGGTCCTTTTGAAGCACAGATTCATAACTGAAGAGGAGGCTTTCCCTCCTGAGAGAGCAAGAAGAGGATACCTCTCTTAAGATGATGCCTTCTGCAAAACATGCATTGTTTAAAAAACCAGttacccattattattattattcagagtaTTTATGCACAATTGACCGTTGAAGTGATGAACGTACGATTACGTCAATACAATTTCGGGTGGCGGCCCTGCTAttttcaaatcatagaattgtagagttgcgagggacccctgcaatgcaggaatcttttttcccAACggggggctcgaacccacaaccctgagattaaagagtCTCTTGCTGtactggggctgagagacttgcaAGTCCGTGGCTGGCAAGCATCTTGTAAAAGGGTGCTTGGTTGTGATCGCTGGAAGGCATCATtaaagtggggtgtgtgtaaagacacttaaaaaaaaagttttctccaCCTGCAATATATGCGCAGATTAAAAGCAATCACTTCTTTAATCCATtgaagctccagttacaggtaggtagccgtgttggtctgccatagtcaaaacaaaacaaaataaaaaattccttccagtagcaccttagagaccaactaagttgcatgcacaagaaagctcataccaagaacaaacttagttggtctctaaggtgctactggaaggaatttttaattttattttccattgaaGCTCCATTCATTGTAGGTAAGATTTATTTCATTGCGTCGCATCACTAAGAATCAGTCCCCGTCCCCAAATTGGAGGGCTGCTAATGTGCTCCGGCGTCGCCCGGAATAAAATCCCTCTTTCCGCAGGCAATTGGCGCCCGCAACTTGCTGAAGTCCATAGCGAAGCAGAGAgaagcccagcagcagcagctccaggcGCTGATAGCCGAGAAGACAACACAGCTGGAAAGGTGCGAAAAGAAAAGGGATACAGGAAAGGTTTTCCCCCATCTCTCATTAACACCAGAACCCTTGgacctccaaagaagctgaatgtcggaagaatcaggacagacaaaagaaagtactgctTCACACAGCGCAGGGTTAAACCATGGCACTCCCTCCcattggaggcagtgatggccaccaatctggatggTTTTAGAAGAGGATTCGTAGACCACAAGGCTCTCAATGGCTTTGTTCTGCCtcctctgtcagaggcagtgcgctctgaataccagtttcaggaagaggaggagagctcTCTCGTGCTTGGGGCCTTCTTACGGGTTtcccaacaggcatctggttggccactgtgggaacaggatgctggactagatgggccattggcctgatccagcagccggtCATAGAATCGTAAGAGTTGGAAGGAGGATCACcgagtccaacccccctgcaatgcaggaatattcagctgtccccataaagggattgaaccttggcattatctgaaccacactctagccaactgagctattgtgTCCTGCCACTACCTGCTCAATAAATAAGCACAAATTGATACAAATAGTATTTATATtatagagagagaggaaagatcaAGAGCTTGACAGCTGCAGAAAAACATACAGAATCCCTCAAAACAACTAATACTGCTAACCACCTGTTGCAGATCACTGGTTTATAAGAAGTCCCTTTTTCAGGTTCATGCAACTGACTGACAGCCTCTAATTCTTgggggttttattttgtttttggtcaaacagcagggagttccaaaggtgctGCTACACTAAAAGATCGATTTCTTGCACTGGCGTAACAAGTGTTTTGTGGCATCTGTAGCCGTGCCGGTTCTGCAGATCGAAATGTATCAAATGGGCATATATATAGGGGATGAAGTAATCTAGTCCCACATTCATACAGTCGCCTGGTGGTTTCCTAATTCCGGCTGAAATATGAGAAAAACCAAACTTGGGAAGGGAGCTTTTAGGCTGTGATCTGTAGCAGGTGGCCAATAGTATTCCTTATCTGGGTAGGCTTTTACATGTGCTTGTAAAACTCCAATGCCAGCCTTTTGTGTCCATATAATAAGAGATACTGTTGGTATGTATTTGAGTCTTGCTTATTACACACTTTCGAGACTTGAAATCCCTTCGTGGCAAAAGCTTTCATGAAGCAGAAAGCCCGGGTCCCTAATCTGCAGCCTTCCaggcattgctgaactacaactcccatcattcccggcATGATGGGAGggaggttgtagttcagcaatatcccTTACCTTTCCTTGTTCATCAGGAGCTTGGCAAAAAGGGGAAGCTTTTACCTTGCGCCAAGAAAGAGGTTGGTGAAGATGCCAGGTGGACCTCattggggagagtgttccatagATGTGGAGCCCCAGCTGAAAAGGGATTTCTCCTATAGCAGCATTCTTGAAACCTTCCCCAAAGGAGGGACATAGATTTGGTCATTGAGCACACTGATGGAAAGCTGCCAGGGCTGTCAAAAGTTAGCGAGTCCTGACTCCAGCCCACTTATTCAGACATGCTAAGTAGGCAATTCCTGTCATCTCTTGACCCTTCAGCCACTTTGGCCAGCCATGGCTGATGCGACTCGGAAGATGGCCGAACTAACACATTTGCTCTGCTTTTTCTCCAGGTACCGCATCGAATATCAAACATTGTGTAAAATAGAAGCGGACCAGAACGAATTCATCGACCAATTCATTTTCCagaagtagagagagagagagaatgagagagagaatttatGACCAGCACCAAACACACTGGGAAATCTTGAACCATTCCTATTAGtctaatgggttttttttaggggggggaattgGGAGGGGGCAATTttgacctttttattttttaaattgaccAAGATCAcctctcaaaaacaaaacaaaagaagatCTTAAATACACTTTGGACTTACTTTAGGTCTGGCAATAACATATTTCTAAAAGGAATTTGGGGACAGCTACagctattgtattttttaaagatttttttaaattggccGGTCATTTATATAGTCATCAGACTGTTCTGTGTTTTACACAACTTCCCattgttctttttttataaatatatataaaaagcccTGTAAAATACTTTCAAGGAAATCaggaaataaattattgtttttaaagacGCCTCATTTCCTTTTTAAGTTGCCCTTAGTACATTTGGGGTGTGGGCTGGAAACATGACTGGGAGAGCATGTAAAATTAGCCTGGCATGGAAAAAGTAGGCATCACTTGTGGTCCTTGTGACACAACACTTGAATCTTGTGCAATCTGCCGCACAACTGTCCATTTCTGGTCACTGCACTTTTGAGGAGGAGATTGACTGGGTGGGacgtatgcagaggagggcgaccaagatgatcaaggtggCCATCATATCTACTGCTCCGGAAAGCAGAACCccaaccaatgggttcaaatgacaagaaggAAGACCCCCAATAAACACCAGGACAACTTTAtgagggcaagagctgtttgacagtggaaagggaCTACCTCAGATGGTGGTGGATTCCCCTTCGTTGggggggtctttaagcagaggttgaccatctgccagggattctgcagctgtggttcctgcaatgcaggggggggggttgccccttgTGGCACCttccaaaactacagttccccgaTTCTA harbors:
- the IFT20 gene encoding intraflagellar transport protein 20 homolog isoform X2 — encoded protein: MAKDILGEAGFHFDELNKLRVLDPEVSQQTTELKEECKVFVDKIAEFKKIVGSLIELVDQLAKATENEKIKAIGARNLLKSIAKQREAQQQQLQALIAEKTTQLERYRIEYQTLCKIEADQNEFIDQFIFQK
- the IFT20 gene encoding intraflagellar transport protein 20 homolog isoform X1 codes for the protein MAKDILGEAGFHFDELNKLRVLDPEVSQQTTELKEECKVFVDKIAEFKKIVGSLIELVDQLAKATENEKIKAIGARNLLKSIAKQREAQQQQLQALIAEKTTQLERYRIEYQTLCKIEADQNEFIDQFIFQK